The following coding sequences are from one Lycium ferocissimum isolate CSIRO_LF1 chromosome 3, AGI_CSIRO_Lferr_CH_V1, whole genome shotgun sequence window:
- the LOC132048988 gene encoding uncharacterized protein LOC132048988, translating into MARTRVAAARGRGACTGAAPVQDGVPAADPVPPMDPNEAAKNAAVPTQPAAMPAPPGAIATPVFLDKYILCTPRDRRKDELANIDQRNSSVAIYESRFHSLSRYAFQLLPTEEKRIRRFMKVFNIGLQLSALQLVATGASFQEVVEHVCIVEGIKQEGYAKQGILRGFTPDSDNVDRGLSIRLPEFHLHQIEEVKTVHQQGGAVTPRVEVVLSPREGPQAGRDGQQPSRGGAQTRQGNHDGSQATEGRVHLYAFLGRPEAEASNAIITSSISIYDQMASVLFDPGSTFSYVYSYFAVVLDTMCDTLDAPIYVPVVREFADVFLADLPGMPLDCDIDFRVDLDPGTRPITIPRYRTAPTELRKLKEQLQDLLRYHQLNIQAKDVPKTAFKIRYKHYEFLVMSFGLTHAPAVFMDLMKSVFKPFLDSFEKKVIAYASQQLEVYEKNYPTHDFELAAVVKSASIESLSRLISSERPLAREVQTLANSFMRLDISNTNRVLPYVEARSSFLEQIKAKQFEDAKLCKIRDNMLLGEAKEAVITKRGF; encoded by the exons ATGGCGAGAACACGTGTGGCAGCAGCCAGAGGTAGAGGAGCATGTACAGGGGCTGCGCCGGTTCAGGACGGAGTTCCAGCAGCTGATCCCGTGCCTCCAATGGATCCTAATGAAGCCGCAAAAAATGCAGCCGTACCTACTCAGCCAGCGGCAATGCCAGCTCCGCCAGGGGCCATAGCTACTCCAG TGTTTCTGGATAAGTATATTCTGTGTACTCCGAGGGATAGAAGGAAGGATGAGTTAGCTAATATTGATCAGAGAAACTCGTCTGTTGCTATTTACGAGTCCCGTTTCCATTCCTTGTCCCGATATGCTTTTCAGTTGTTGCCTACTGAGGAGAAGAGGATCAGGCGTTTCATGAAGGTATTCAATATTGGACTTCAGCTatcagctcttcagcttgtagccactggGGCTTCATTCCAGGAGGTAGTGGAGCATGTTTGTATTGTTGAGGGGATTAAACAGGAGGGTTATGCAAAGCAG GGCATATTAAGAGGTTTTACGCCAGACTCAGACAATGTAGACAGGGGACTCAGTATCAGGCTCCCCGAGTTCCATTTGCACCAGATAGAGGAGGTAAAGACCGTGCACCAGCAGGGCGGGGCGGTCACACCACGGGTAGAGGTGGTGCTCAGCCCTCGAGAAGGTCCTCAGGCAGGCAGAGATGGACAGCAGCCCAGCAGGGGCGGGGCTCAGACTAGACAGGGTAATCACGATGGTTCACAGGCTACAGAAGGGCGAGTCCATTTGTACGCTTTCTTAGGTAGACCCGAGGCTGAGGCCTCCAATGCTATCATCACAAGTAGTATCTCAATTTATGACCAGATGGCTTCTGTTttatttgatccgggttctactttttcATATGTGTATTCATATTTTGCTGTGGTATTGGATACGATGTGTGATACCCTTGATGCTCCTATCTAT GTTCCagtggtacgcgagtttgcggatgtgttccTTGCGGACTTGCCAGGTATGCCACTTGACTGTGACATTGACTTCCGAGTTGATTTAGACCCAGGGACTCGTCCTATCACTATTCCACGTTATAGGACAGCGCCAACAGAACTCAGGAAATTGAAAGAACAGTTGCAAGATCTTTTGA ggtatcacCAGTTAAATATTCAGGCAAAGGATGtccccaagacagctttcaagATCAGGTATAagcactatgagttcttggttatgtcttttgggcttacacATGCCCCAGCTGTGTTCATGGACCTGatgaaaagtgtttttaagcCCTTTTTAGACTCAttc gaaaagaaggtgattgcttacgcTTCTCAACAGTTGGAAGTgtatgagaagaactatcccacTCATGACTTTGAATTGGCAGCAGTGGT GAAGTCGGCTAGTATAGAAAGTctgtctcgtttgatctcttcGGAGCGTCCATTAGCTAGAGAGGTTCAGACATtggctaacagttttatgaggCTGGATATTTCTAACACGAATAGGGTGTTGCCTTATGTTGAGGCTCGGTCATCGTTTCTGGAGCAGATCAAGGCtaagcagtttgaggatgctaagttgtgtaAAATTCGTGATAATATGTTGCTTggagaggccaaggaggccgtgattacGAAGAGGGGCTTTTAG